TCTTCCAGTTGGATTAATTACTACTTTATTGAATATTATAAAGGTATTGCCAAAGCTAGCACCTTTATTCAGAATATTGACAAGTGCACTGAGGCTTCCGAAGGCGAACGTACTGTATGGAAAGCGGAAGCGCGCGCCTTGCGGGCTATCTATTACTTCTGGATTTTCCGCTCTTATGGTCCTGCCATTCTTTTGGGCGAAGAACCTTTAGACGTTAACGCTCCATTGGACGACTTGCTGAAAGAACGTAATTCTGTGGACGAATACATCAGCTATATTGCCGATGAGTTGGAAAAGGCAGGTGCTGATTTGCCTGAGAAGTACAATGGCTCTAATCTGGGACATATGGATAGAGGAATCTGCATGGCTATGAGAGCGAATGCACTGTTGTATGCTGCAAGTCCGTTGTTCAATTGTAATCCTGACTATGCGGAGATTAAGAATCATGACGGAAAACAACTTTACCCTCAGGATAAAGAGAACGAACAAAAGAGATGGGATGACGCACGCGAGGCTTATAAGAACTTCTTTACGGACTTTGTGGATAAAGGAATTTATGAGCTTTATACAGTAAAGAATAATGGTAATGTCGATTATTACGAATCTTATCGTCAGGTGACTTCCGGCATGAACTACGGTGATGAAAACAAAGAGCAGATTTTGGTGAAGGTAGAGGATTACGGTACCGACAACTTTGAAATTACTCCTTATCATGCGGGTGAAGCCAGTGATTTGAGAGGCGGACAAGGATTTGCTGCTACACAGGAAATGGTCGATTTGTTCTTTATGAAAGACGGCTATCGTATCGAAGACAACGAAGCGAACTATGAAGAATATACCGGTATTCCTTCTTCCGACTATTACGGCGGGGAAGAATACAAGAACGAAAACTCTAATGTCGTTTGCTTTGAAAAGAATACTAACATGACGTTGAAGCAGTGGGCAAACCGTGACCCTCGTTTCTATGTGTGCATCACATTCAACGGTGCCAGATGGGTACGTCCGAGAAGTGACGGCTCCTGGATAACGACAGAGTGGTACAAAAATGGCAACTCCGGACTGGCGAAAGCTACGTTGGATATTCCTTATACAGGTTATGGTGTTCGTAAGAGAGCTCCTATCAATGGAGTATGGTCAGGCAAGCAAACAGCTATCCTGCTTCGTCTGGCAGACATGTATCTGGGATACGCTGAAACCCTGAGTGCCTGTGGCGAATACGGAAAGGCATTGGAACTGGTGAACAAAGTCCGTGAACGTGTAGGGTTGAAAGGATATGGTAGCAATGCCGGACAAATAGCTTGTCCATTGAATCGCACGGATGTGGATAAACGTATTCGTCGTGAACGTTTGGTAGAGTTGGCATTTGAACGGAAACACTTCTTTGATGTACGTCGGTGGAAAGTAGCGGACATGGGTAATGGTGACGGATGGATTTATCCTTCTTATCACAAAGGTGGTGAAGGCGGTGAAATTCACGGCTTGAATTATACAAAGGACCTTCCTGAATTTTTCGAGAAAGTGGCGACAGAACTGCGGGTATTCGATAAAAAGCATTATCTGTTTCCCATACCAGATAAGGATATGCGCCGTAATCCGAAAATGGTGCAGAATTATGGTTGGTTAGTTGAACAATAAACAAACAAGAAGAGACTATGATGAATAAATTACAATTAGAGTCAGGCATATTGAAGAAAGTGTTTTTAGGATTGGTCGTATCACTTGCCGTTGGATTGGGCAGTTGCTCGGGCGATGATGACGAAACACCGGGTGGGGGAGAGTCTTCCCCCTACTGGACGCTGGGAAACGGCAACGCGAATATGCCTTCGAGCGGCACGATTATTGCCCAGTATTCCGATGCTCCGGCAGGTTCTGATATCGGAAAACTGGTGGATAATGACGTGAATACAAAATATATTACCTATCATGATAAGTTCGATATCAACTGGAATGGAAACAGCAATGTAGTGGTACTTACTTATTCGTTGACTTCCGCTGACAACCAGCCGGAAATGGATCCTAAATCATGGACTTTATACGGTTCGCTCGATAATAAAACGTGGAAGACGATTGATAAACAGACTAACCGGGTCTTTTCTGACAGAAAAGAAACAAAGACCTTTGAGCTTGATAATGCCATTTCTTACCGCTACTATAAGCTTTCCATTACCGAAAACAACGGTGGAAGTGCCACGCAGATAGCCGAATGGGTACTTTCCGCAGCTACCTTCGACGGGAACATAGATGATTTGATGGCTTTCTCAACGGGCAACACCTACTCTCCGGAAACTCCTATGGGAACGATACATTTGGGTGGCTTTACAGCGTCTGCCGCTGATTTGGAGTGGTTGAAAGATCCTGCCAAAGAACCGAATACTTTCGACGGACTTTCCTGGGCTACTTTCCAGGTCGGTTCACTCTATCCTTTCGGCGACCCGCAGCCGGCAGATGTCAACCAACATTCTATCGGTGACTGTTGCGCTTGTGCGGTGATGGCTTCTATCGCTTATCTTTTCCCGAAATACATCAAGAAGATGGTGAAGGAAAACGGGAATAACACATTTACGGTTACTTTGTTTGACCCGAAGGGAAAAGCGGTGGAGATAGGAGTGAGCAACTATTTCGTAAAGGATGATGACGGCAACATTGGTGCGGTTTCCGGAAAGAATAATAAAGTCACTTGGGCTACTGTGGTTGAGAAGGCAGTGATTAAGTGGAAGCAGATCTATGGTGGAACATCGGATATTAATGGAATCGCAAGTGAATATGTTTCTGCCATCCTCACCGGAAGCGGCAATAGCTTCGCTTTCTCTCCCAATAAATTGTCTGTTAACGAACTCAAACGTGCCGCAATGGTATCTTTGCAACAGCGTAAGATTGTGGTTGGCGGATTTACGACGAGTGACCTGCCGATAGGTAACTTCAAGTCGGTGAGTCTTCATGCTTATAGTTTCTATCCTGCGGCGGATGATAATTCATTGTTCATAATGCGTAATCCGTGGGGACTTTTACCATTGGTTGCCGGTGGATACAGCGACGGAAAAGAAGACGGACTGCTGGAAATTAAAAACGATAAGGTGATTCCACCTGTCATCGACCTTCGTATTATAGATGCGGGAGCTGCGGCAGGATATGCGATAAAAGGGAATCTTGAACCCTATACGCCACCTTCTTATGCCCTTTCTCCGATGCGTATCGCCAGCAGTGTGCTGAATGTGGGGAGATGATGACTTTGAATATTATTCTTAATTAAAATATTTCTAATCATGAAAAAACTTACTTATATATTACTGACATTATGCCTGACGCTTTACAGTTGTGGCATGACAGATGTCTGGAAAGAATGGGAGAACGAAGGAAATATGAGCTCTGACAGGCTGAAACCTTCGGAAGTAAAGAAAGCGTTGTGTGCTGCCGAAGGCTGGAAGATAAATTATCAGGGACACATCTGCTATTTCCAGTTTGACGAAAACGGTACCGTGGTGACCAATACGGATAAGAGTATTCTGGAAGATAAGGTGGAGAGTGATTATTATCTGGATTTTGACGGTGAAAAGGTGGTTGTTCTTACGATGAGCGGTGCGTTGAAGTATCTGCCCGGTAATCCGGAAGAGACATTTGAAATAACGCAAACTTCTGGACAGGAGATTGTCATGGCGGAACGTTCCAGTGCCCGGGAAGTGAGCTTTGTCTCGGTCACAACAACGGAGCTGAAAGCAAATGAGAATGATAAAGCGGACGCTCTAATTTTGAAAAAGCAACTTGAAGAACTGTCAAAGAACGGTACCGGAGTGTTTCGTAACGGTGAAGGACGATTTGTTATCCATTATGCGATTTCAAGAAACGAAAATGGTAGTGGAAGTATCCGCTTCAGCCGTTTGAATCAGAGAGTATTGGAGCATCAGGATATAGCATTGAGTTGGAAAATTGATGATGAACTGGTAACCTTTACGTTGGGTGAGTCGGTTGAGATTGATGGAAATTTGTTGCAACATCTATACTATAATTTCACAACTCATGCAATGACGAGTGATTGTACGTTGCCGTTAGACTCCAATAAGGACATTGTAAAATATTACACAGGTTCTTCTTGGAAGAAACATAAGATAACCAATTACTACAGTCATGGTGATGCAAAAGAGGAACTTTGGCAAGAATTGGGATGGAAAGGTGTAGGTGATATCGAACTGGATGATCGTCCCGAAAGATATTTTGTTCTTTGTCCCGGCCCGCAAGAAGAGTTGATATGGTATATTTTATACCCTACAAACTGGACGGTAGGAGATGATGCAGACCGCATTTATTTCAACAGCGGACAACCGACACAGCCGTTTGGAAGCCATGATTCGGAAGATGTAAATAGGGCAAATGCGAATTTGGCTAAGTTCTTTACAGCTTTCTATGATGAGGATGGTTTTTATATGATACAGGATATGGTACAGGGCAAGGTACATGGCGAGGATAGGATGATATCTTATATTTATTTCTTGAGCCCGACAAATGATAATTGGTTTATGGTAGATGATAAACCATAAAGAATAGATTATAAATCAGGGCTTATTAGTCCGGCTTTTGCTTCTTTCTACGATGGGTAGAAGACAAAGTAGTGAAAGCCGGATTATGGTTATCAGCATACTGTCCTTTCATTTTGAAGTAATATTAATCCCTTAACTCGTAAACCATGAACAACATAAAAATACTGTCACTCGGAGCAGCTTTGCTGATAGGAACTTCATTTCTTTTCGCACAGGTACAACCAGCAGATTATGTCAATCCGATTATCGGCACAAATGGTATGGGACATACCTTTCCCGGTGCTTGCACACCTTTCGGGTGGGTACAATTAAGTCCGGACACAGACACAATTCCACATAATATAAATGGCGCCTATCAAAAAAATGCTTATGAGTATTGCGCCGGATACCAATATCGTGACAAGACCATTGTCGGTTTTAGCCACACCCATCTCAGCGGAACAGGACACTCGGACTTGGGCGACATCTTATTGATGCCCGCCGTAGGCGAACTAAAACTGAATCCCGGCAGGGCGGAAAATCCCAATGAAGGATACCGTTCCCGTTTTAGTCACGCTACGGAGAAGGCTACTCCCGGATATTATGAAGTAATGCTGGATGATTACAGGATTAAAGCGCAACTGACCGCTACACAACGGACAGGAATACATAAATATACTTTCCCGAAAGGCGAAAACGGCCATTTGATTCTGGATTTGGCACATGGCATTTACAATTATGACGGTAAGGTGCTTTGGGCAAACCTGCGTGTAGAGAATGACACGTTATTGACCGGTTATCGCATCACGAACGGGTGGGCGAGAACAAACTATACATACTTTGCTATTTCCCTGTCGCAACCTATTAAGGACTATGGCTATAAAGACAAGGAAAAAGTTCTCTACAACGGCTTCTGGCGTCGCTTCAACCTGGAGACGAATTTCCCGGAGATTACCGGACGTAAGATTGTGGCTTACTTCAATTTCGACACGGCTGACGAACCGGAACTGATAGTGAAAGTAGCTCTTTCAGCAGTCAGCACCGAAGGAGCCATCCGTAATCTTTGTGCCGAAGCATCCGGGAAGAGTTTTGAACAACTGGCAGAAGCTGCCCGTACAGACTGGAACAATGAACTTGACCATTTTGAGATAGAAGGGACTGCCGACCAGAAAGCCATGTTCTACACCTCGCTTTATCATACAATGATTAATCCGTCGGTATATATGGACGTAGACGGACAATACCGTGGTTTAGACCATAATATCCATCAAGCAAAGGGATTTACTAATTATACGATATTCTCACTTTGGGATACTTATCGGGCTGAACACCCATTCCTGAACTTGGTGAAACCGGAACGTAATGCGGATATGGTGGAATCAATGATAAAGCATGAACAGCAGAGCGTACACGGAATGTTGCCCGTATGGAGCCTGATGGGAAATGAGAACTGGTGCATGAGCGGCTATCATGCCGTTTCTGTGTTGGCGGACGCGATAACCAAAGGCGTCTTTCCCAATACGCAAGAAGCTTTGGATGCAATGGTCAGTACTTCTACTGTACCTTATTATGAAGGTGTGGCGGATTATATGAAACTGGGCTACATTCCGCTGGACAAGAGCGGAACAGCCGCTTCGTCCACACTGGAGTATGCGTATGATGACTGGACTATCTATCAGATAGCCTTGAAATCCGGTAAGAAGGAGATTGTGGAAACATACCGGAAACGTGCCTTGAATTACCGGAACATCTATGACACAGCAATCGGTTTTGCCCGTCCCCGTTATAGCGACGGTTCGTTCAAGAAAGAGTTTGATGTGTTGGAGACGTATGGTGAAGGTTTTATCGAGGGAAACTCATGGAATTTCTCTTTCCACGTGCCGCACGACGTTTTCGGTATGATGGACTTGATGGGGGGAGAGAAAGCGTTTGTAGACAAACTGGACAAACTGTTTTCCATGCATCTGCCGGAGAAATATTATGAACACAACGAAGATATAACGGAAGAATGTCTGGTAGGCGGATATGTGCATGGCAACGAACCAAGCCATCATATTCCCTATCTTTACGCTTGGACTTCCCAGCCGTGGAAAACCCAATATTGGCTACGCGAAATCCTGAATAAGATGTACCGGAATGACATCAACGGACTGGGCGGAAATGATGACTGCGGACAGATGTCGGCATGGTATCTTTTCTCCGTGATGGGCTTCTATCCGGTTTGTCCGGGGACAGACCAGTATGTGCTCGGAGCGCCGTACCTGCCTTATCTGAAGTTGAAACTTCCCAATGGGAAGACTTTGGAAATCAAAGCGCCGGATGTAAGTGACAAAAAGCGTTATGTGCAGTCGCTGAAACTGAACGGGAAGCTGTATGATAAGATGTATATCACACACGAAGATATACTCAAGGGTGGCGTACTGGAATTTAAGATGGCGGCATCACCGAGCAAACACCGTGGCGTGGCAGCAAAGGACAAACCTTATTCGTTGACAGATGGAATCACTAAATAATCAGAAGAAAAACATGAAAAAGAGACATTTGATTTATGTTGCCTGCCTGTCGGTGGGCATGGGAGCCTGCTCTTCAATCTTGAATAATCAGAATGAAGTTGCAGATGATGCGTGGAATCAGTATAATGTAGGAACCGTCATATTCGAAGATAAAGCGCCCGAAACGAAAGGTTCGGACA
The DNA window shown above is from Bacteroides faecium and carries:
- a CDS encoding RagB/SusD family nutrient uptake outer membrane protein; amino-acid sequence: MKNIVKIGALALALTFGFSSCNDYFDSIPGEWYDMDKTFSNRSKAIEFLNNVYSYVPNENNERFMVPNGAPWSAGSLEADFSWSWHNTNEWTAGRTYASSSWINYYFIEYYKGIAKASTFIQNIDKCTEASEGERTVWKAEARALRAIYYFWIFRSYGPAILLGEEPLDVNAPLDDLLKERNSVDEYISYIADELEKAGADLPEKYNGSNLGHMDRGICMAMRANALLYAASPLFNCNPDYAEIKNHDGKQLYPQDKENEQKRWDDAREAYKNFFTDFVDKGIYELYTVKNNGNVDYYESYRQVTSGMNYGDENKEQILVKVEDYGTDNFEITPYHAGEASDLRGGQGFAATQEMVDLFFMKDGYRIEDNEANYEEYTGIPSSDYYGGEEYKNENSNVVCFEKNTNMTLKQWANRDPRFYVCITFNGARWVRPRSDGSWITTEWYKNGNSGLAKATLDIPYTGYGVRKRAPINGVWSGKQTAILLRLADMYLGYAETLSACGEYGKALELVNKVRERVGLKGYGSNAGQIACPLNRTDVDKRIRRERLVELAFERKHFFDVRRWKVADMGNGDGWIYPSYHKGGEGGEIHGLNYTKDLPEFFEKVATELRVFDKKHYLFPIPDKDMRRNPKMVQNYGWLVEQ
- a CDS encoding C2 family cysteine protease → MMNKLQLESGILKKVFLGLVVSLAVGLGSCSGDDDETPGGGESSPYWTLGNGNANMPSSGTIIAQYSDAPAGSDIGKLVDNDVNTKYITYHDKFDINWNGNSNVVVLTYSLTSADNQPEMDPKSWTLYGSLDNKTWKTIDKQTNRVFSDRKETKTFELDNAISYRYYKLSITENNGGSATQIAEWVLSAATFDGNIDDLMAFSTGNTYSPETPMGTIHLGGFTASAADLEWLKDPAKEPNTFDGLSWATFQVGSLYPFGDPQPADVNQHSIGDCCACAVMASIAYLFPKYIKKMVKENGNNTFTVTLFDPKGKAVEIGVSNYFVKDDDGNIGAVSGKNNKVTWATVVEKAVIKWKQIYGGTSDINGIASEYVSAILTGSGNSFAFSPNKLSVNELKRAAMVSLQQRKIVVGGFTTSDLPIGNFKSVSLHAYSFYPAADDNSLFIMRNPWGLLPLVAGGYSDGKEDGLLEIKNDKVIPPVIDLRIIDAGAAAGYAIKGNLEPYTPPSYALSPMRIASSVLNVGR
- a CDS encoding GH92 family glycosyl hydrolase gives rise to the protein MNNIKILSLGAALLIGTSFLFAQVQPADYVNPIIGTNGMGHTFPGACTPFGWVQLSPDTDTIPHNINGAYQKNAYEYCAGYQYRDKTIVGFSHTHLSGTGHSDLGDILLMPAVGELKLNPGRAENPNEGYRSRFSHATEKATPGYYEVMLDDYRIKAQLTATQRTGIHKYTFPKGENGHLILDLAHGIYNYDGKVLWANLRVENDTLLTGYRITNGWARTNYTYFAISLSQPIKDYGYKDKEKVLYNGFWRRFNLETNFPEITGRKIVAYFNFDTADEPELIVKVALSAVSTEGAIRNLCAEASGKSFEQLAEAARTDWNNELDHFEIEGTADQKAMFYTSLYHTMINPSVYMDVDGQYRGLDHNIHQAKGFTNYTIFSLWDTYRAEHPFLNLVKPERNADMVESMIKHEQQSVHGMLPVWSLMGNENWCMSGYHAVSVLADAITKGVFPNTQEALDAMVSTSTVPYYEGVADYMKLGYIPLDKSGTAASSTLEYAYDDWTIYQIALKSGKKEIVETYRKRALNYRNIYDTAIGFARPRYSDGSFKKEFDVLETYGEGFIEGNSWNFSFHVPHDVFGMMDLMGGEKAFVDKLDKLFSMHLPEKYYEHNEDITEECLVGGYVHGNEPSHHIPYLYAWTSQPWKTQYWLREILNKMYRNDINGLGGNDDCGQMSAWYLFSVMGFYPVCPGTDQYVLGAPYLPYLKLKLPNGKTLEIKAPDVSDKKRYVQSLKLNGKLYDKMYITHEDILKGGVLEFKMAASPSKHRGVAAKDKPYSLTDGITK